The Pirellulales bacterium genomic sequence GCACATCTTTTGATACGCTTGGTAATCCAGCAGGTTCTTCAGGGCGGTTTCGTCCGTCAATTTAATTTTAACCAGCCAGCCCGCGCCGTATGGGTCGTTATTCAGCGTTTCCAGCTTGTTGGGCAGGGAGGTGTTGACTTCCACAATTTCGCCATCCACCGGGCTGTATAAATCGCTCACTGCCTTGACCGATTCAATTTCGCCGAACGATTCGCCCGCCTTCACCTTGCGGCCAAGGGCCGGCAATTGCATGAACACCAAATCGGTCAGCGCCTCGACCGCGAACGCCGAAACGCCCACCGTGGCAATTTTCCCGCCCGGCCCAGCTTCAACCGCGGCCCACTCATGCGTTTTGGCGTACAACAGTTCTTGCGGTTTCACGTCATGCTCCCCATTTATTTTTTGATTTGGAATTGTAGATGGAAAAATTCAACCAGCGATGGCTGATCATTGGAACTCAGATGAACGCGGATAAAACAGATGAACACAGATTGGCCTAGCCTGGGTAACAGTTTGCCACACCCATGAAATAATTTGATAATTATCTGTGTTTATCCTTTTCATCCGTGTTCATCTGTGCCTCTTTGACGATATTCTTGCTTTACGCGCTGTCGTTCAAATCCTAACGTCGCTTGTAAAACGGCAACTTCACCACCCGGGCCGGTTCGCGGCTGCCGCGGATGTCGACAAATAACTCGGTTCCCGGCTGCGCGAATTGCGGCGGCACATAACCCATCGCAATCGGCTTTTGCAGCGTGGGCGAAAACGTCCCGCTGCTGATTTCACCAATCGGCTGCCCGCTGTCTGACTTCCCAAAAATCGCATAATGCTCCCGCGCCGCCCGCTTCCCGGCCAACTCTAATCCAACCCGCACTCGCTTCGGTCCCTCGCGCTTCACGGCCGCCAACACCTCACAGCCCGGAAACTTTCGGCCCTCCAAATTCACCGCAAACCCCAGCCCAGCTTCTAGTGGATTGGTTTGCTCGTTCAATTCGTGCCCGTACAGCGGCATCGCCGCTTCCAGCCGCAGCGTATCGCGCGCGCCCAAACCAGCAGCCATCCCGCCCAGTTTGCTGGCTCGTGTGGTCAACACTTCCCAAATCTGCGGGGCAATTTCCTCATCGCAGATAATTTCGAAGCCATCCTCGCCAGTATAACCGGTGCGGCTAAACATGACGCCGTCGCCGTCGAACAATCCCATCCAGCAGGTGTAATAACCCATCGATTTGAAATCTTGAACCGGAGCCGGTTTGATGGCCGTTTCGACAACTGGCTCCAACAACTCCACCGCTTTGGGGCCTTGCACGGCAATCATTGCGGACTGAAGCGTATCGTCGCTAACCGTCAAGGTATTGGAATGGCCAAGTTCGCTTTGCCAAATCGTTTGCTGGTTGCCGAGCCATTGAACAATCTTTTCGCGGTTACTGGCATTCACGACCATGCCGAAATTTTCTCCGCCATCGTATCCGCGATAAATCAGCACATCGTCCAGAATGCCGCCGTCTTCATTTGTGACCAGCGAGTAGCGAACTTGGCCGGCGCGCATATCGCTCACACGCCGCGTTACAACCGAATCCAAGAAGTCCGCAGCATGGGAACCAAAAAATCGCAGCCGCCCCATGTGCGAGACATCAAACAACCCCGCCGCTGTGCGCGTCGCCGTATGCTCGGCCACGATCGACGTGTATTGCACCGGCATCGACCAGCCGGCAAAATCGACCATCCGCCCGCCATGCGCGGCATGCCAATCGTGGAGCGGCGTTGTCAAAAGAGTAACAGTCACAGTGATCCGTCGCCGTGAAACCGCCGGGCCCCGCGCCCACATGATCGGACAGGCCGTTGCCAGCCGCGCGTTCCCAACGATATCA encodes the following:
- the gcvH gene encoding glycine cleavage system protein GcvH; its protein translation is MKPQELLYAKTHEWAAVEAGPGGKIATVGVSAFAVEALTDLVFMQLPALGRKVKAGESFGEIESVKAVSDLYSPVDGEIVEVNTSLPNKLETLNNDPYGAGWLVKIKLTDETALKNLLDYQAYQKMCAEEQH
- the gcvT gene encoding glycine cleavage system aminomethyltransferase GcvT gives rise to the protein MTVTLLTTPLHDWHAAHGGRMVDFAGWSMPVQYTSIVAEHTATRTAAGLFDVSHMGRLRFFGSHAADFLDSVVTRRVSDMRAGQVRYSLVTNEDGGILDDVLIYRGYDGGENFGMVVNASNREKIVQWLGNQQTIWQSELGHSNTLTVSDDTLQSAMIAVQGPKAVELLEPVVETAIKPAPVQDFKSMGYYTCWMGLFDGDGVMFSRTGYTGEDGFEIICDEEIAPQIWEVLTTRASKLGGMAAGLGARDTLRLEAAMPLYGHELNEQTNPLEAGLGFAVNLEGRKFPGCEVLAAVKREGPKRVRVGLELAGKRAAREHYAIFGKSDSGQPIGEISSGTFSPTLQKPIAMGYVPPQFAQPGTELFVDIRGSREPARVVKLPFYKRR